In one window of Ovis aries strain OAR_USU_Benz2616 breed Rambouillet chromosome 3, ARS-UI_Ramb_v3.0, whole genome shotgun sequence DNA:
- the LOC101112384 gene encoding cytochrome P450 2D14-like isoform X2: MGLLSGDTLGPLAVAVLIFLLLLDLMHRRSRWAPRYPPGPTPLPVLGNLLQMDFEDPRLSFHQLRRRFGNVFSLQQGWTPVVVLNGLAAVREALVDCNHDTSDRPPPAVYEHVGYGPRAEGVILARYGKAWREQRRFSLSTLRNFGLGKKSLEQWVTEEASCLCAAFADQAGRPFSPKDLLHKAVSNVIASLTFGCRFEYNDPRIVKLLDKLEDLLKEESGLVRQVVEAVPMLLRIPGLAAKVFPGLKAFMALIDELITEQKMTRDPTQPPRHLTDAFLDEMKEAKGNPESSFNDENLRMVVVDLFSAGMVTTSTTLAWALLLMILHPDVQRRVQQEIDEVIGKVRRPEMGDQAFMPFTVAVVHEVQRFADIIPLGLPHMTSRDIEVQGFHIPKIFATRGRHSSPTCRQC; encoded by the exons ATGGGGCTGCTGTCTGGGGACACGCTGGGGCCCCTGGCCGTGGCCGTGCTCATCTTCTTGCTCTTGCTGGACCTGATGCACCGGCGCTCCCGCTGGGCCCCACGCTACCCACCAGGCCCCACGCCACTGCCGGTGCTGGGCAACCTGCTGCAGATGGACTTTGAGGACCCACGTCTCAGCTTCCACCAG CTGCGGCGCCGCTTCGGGAACGTGTTCAGCCTGCAGCAGGGCTGGACGCCGGTAGTCGTGCTCAATGGGCTGGCCGCTGTGCGCGAAGCGCTGGTGGACTGCAACCACGACACTTCGGACCGTCCACCTCCGGCCGTCTACGAGCACGTGGGTTACGGGCCGCGCGCCGAAG GAGTGATCCTGGCGCGATATGGGAAGGCCTGGCGAGAGCAGCGGCGTTTCTCCCTGTCCACCCTGCGCAACTTCGGCCTGGGGAAGAAGTCACTGGAGCAGTGGGTGACTGAGGAGGCCTCGTGCCTCTGTGCCGCCTTCGCAGACCAGGCCG GACGCCCCTTTAGCCCCAAGGACCTCCTGCATAAAGCAGTGAGCAACGTGATTGCCTCCTTGACCTTCGGATGTCGATTCGAGTACAACGATCCTCGCATCGTCAAGTTGTTGGACAAGTTGGAGGACCTGTTGAAAGAAGAGTCTGGCTTAGTGCGCCAG GTGGTGGAAGCTGTGCCCATGCTCCTGCGCATCCCAGGACTGGCCGCCAAGGTCTTCCCGGGGCTGAAGGCCTTCATGGCCCTGATTGATGAGTTGATCACCGAGCAGAAGATGACCCGGGACCCAACCCAGCCACCCCGACACCTGACCGACGCCTTCCTGGATGAGATGAAGGAG GCCAAGGGGAACCCCGAGAGCAGCTTCAATGATGAGAACCTGCGCATGGTGGTGGTCGACCTGTTCTCCGCTGGGATGGTCACCACCTCGACCACACTGGCCTGGGCCCTCCTCCTCATGATCCTGCACCCAGACGTGCAGC GACGGGTCCAGCAGGAAATCGATGAGGTGATAGGGAAGGTGAGGCGACCAGAGATGGGGGATCAGGCCTTCATGCCCTTCACCGTGGCCGTGGTCCATGAGGTGCAACGCTTTGCGGACATCATCCCCCTGGGACTGCCCCACATGACATCCCGCGACATCGAGGTGCAGGGCTTCCACATCCCAAAG ATATTTGCCACCAGGGGACGACACTCATCACCAACCTGTCGTCAGTGCTGA
- the LOC114114084 gene encoding cytochrome P450 2D14-like isoform X2: MGLLSGDTLGPLAVAVLIFLLLLDLMHRRSRWAPRYPPGPTPLPVLGNLLQVDFDDPCPSFNQLRRRFGNVFSLQQGWTPVVVLNGLAAVREALVHRNQETSDRPPPAVYEHVGYGPRAEGVILARYGKAWREQRRFSLSTLRNFGLGKKSLEQWVTEEASCLCAAFADQAGRPFSPKDLLNKAVSNVIASLTFGFRFEYNDPRIIKLLDLMDDMLKEESGLVRQVVEAVPMLLRIPGLAAKVFPGLKAFMALIDELITEQKMTRDPTQPPRHLTDAFLDEMKEAKGNAESSFNDENLRLVVTDLFSAGMVTTSTTLAWALLLMILHPDVQRRVQQEIDEVIGKVRRPEMGDQAFMPFTVAVVHEVQRFSDIIPLGLPHMTTRDIEVQGFYVPKGTTLITNLSSVLKDETVWEKPFRFHPEHFLDAQGRFVKQEAFIPFSAGRRACLGEPLARMELFLFFTSLLQHFSFSVPAGQPRPSDHGVFAFLVTPAPYQLCAVPR, translated from the exons ATGGGGCTGCTGTCTGGGGACACGCTGGGGCCCCTGGCCGTGGCCGTGCTCATCTTCTTGCTCTTGCTGGACCTGATGCACCGGCGCTCCCGCTGGGCCCCACGCTACCCACCAGGCCCCACGCCGCTGCCGGTGCTGGGCAACCTGCTGCAGGTGGACTTTGACGACCCGTGTCCCAGCTTCAACCAG CTGCGGCGCCGCTTCGGGAACGTGTTCAGCCTGCAGCAGGGCTGGACACCGGTAGTCGTGCTCAACGGGCTGGCCGCTGTGCGCGAAGCGCTGGTACACCGCAACCAGGAGACTTCCGACCGTCCACCTCCGGCTGTCTACGAGCACGTGGGTTACGGGCCGCGCGCCGAAG gagtGATCCTGGCGCGATATGGGAAGGCCTGGCGAGAGCAGCGGCGTTTCTCCCTGTCCACCCTGCGCAACTTCGGCCTGGGGAAGAAGTCACTGGAGCAGTGGGTGACTGAGGAGGCCTCGTGCCTCTGTGCCGCCTTCGCAGACCAGGCCG GACGCCCCTTTAGCCCCAAGGACCTCCTGAATAAAGCAGTGAGCAACGTGATCGCCTCCCTGACCTTCGGGTTCCGCTTCGAGTACAACGATCCTCGCATCATCAAGTTGTTGGACCTGATGGATGACATGTTGAAAGAGGAGTCTGGCTTAGTGCGCCAG GTGGTGGAAGCTGTGCCCATGCTCCTGCGCATCCCAGGACTGGCCGCCAAGGTCTTCCCGGGGCTGAAGGCCTTCATGGCCCTGATTGATGAGTTGATCACCGAGCAGAAGATGACCCGGGACCCGACCCAGCCACCCCGACACCTGACCGACGCCTTCCTGGATGAGATGAAGGAG GCCAAGGGGAACGCCGAGAGCAGCTTCAATGATGAGAACCTGCGCCTGGTGGTGACCGACCTGTTCTCCGCTGGGATGGTCACCACCTCGACCACACTGGCCTGGGCCCTCCTCCTCATGATCCTGCACCCAGACGTGCAGC GACGGGTCCAGCAGGAAATCGATGAGGTGATAGGGAAGGTGAGGCGACCAGAGATGGGGGATCAGGCCTTCATGCCCTTCACCGTGGCCGTGGTCCATGAGGTGCAACGCTTTTCGGACATCATCCCCCTGGGATTGCCCCACATGACAACCCGTGACATCGAGGTGCAGGGCTTCTACGTGCCAAAG GGGACGACACTCATCACCAACCTGTCGTCAGTGCTGAAGGATGAGACCGTCTGGGAGAAGCCCTTCCGCTTCCACCCGGAGCACTTCCTGGATGCCCAGGGCCGCTTCGTCAAGCAGGAGGCCTTCATACCCTTCTCCGCAG GCCGCCGCGCATGCCTCGGGGAGCCCCTGGCCCGCATGGagctcttcctcttcttcaccAGCCTCCTGCAGCACTTCAGCTTCTCGGTGCCTGCCGGGCAGCCCCGCCCCAGCGACCACGGTGTCTTTGCCTTCCTGGTGACCCCAGCCCCCTACCAGCTCTGTGCGGTGCCCCGCTAG
- the LOC114114084 gene encoding cytochrome P450 2D14-like isoform X1, with the protein MVSSSLRASKLVDVTPPSRLTRLDKVLAVARCWRGAQRCPEAKARRLGPQPGGARACQTPSTFGLQLRRRFGNVFSLQQGWTPVVVLNGLAAVREALVHRNQETSDRPPPAVYEHVGYGPRAEGVILARYGKAWREQRRFSLSTLRNFGLGKKSLEQWVTEEASCLCAAFADQAGRPFSPKDLLNKAVSNVIASLTFGFRFEYNDPRIIKLLDLMDDMLKEESGLVRQVVEAVPMLLRIPGLAAKVFPGLKAFMALIDELITEQKMTRDPTQPPRHLTDAFLDEMKEAKGNAESSFNDENLRLVVTDLFSAGMVTTSTTLAWALLLMILHPDVQRRVQQEIDEVIGKVRRPEMGDQAFMPFTVAVVHEVQRFSDIIPLGLPHMTTRDIEVQGFYVPKGTTLITNLSSVLKDETVWEKPFRFHPEHFLDAQGRFVKQEAFIPFSAGRRACLGEPLARMELFLFFTSLLQHFSFSVPAGQPRPSDHGVFAFLVTPAPYQLCAVPR; encoded by the exons ATGGTCTCATCCAGCTTGAGAGCCTCAAAACTAGTGGATGTAACCCCCCCCTCCCGACTCACAAGACTAGATAAAGTCCTTGCAGTTGCTCGCTGCTGGAGGGGGGCCCAGAGGTGTCCAGAGGCTAAGGCCAGGAGGCTGGGCCCACAGCCAGGCGGGGCCCGGGCTTGCCAAACACCCTCGACCTTTGGCCTGCAGCTGCGGCGCCGCTTCGGGAACGTGTTCAGCCTGCAGCAGGGCTGGACACCGGTAGTCGTGCTCAACGGGCTGGCCGCTGTGCGCGAAGCGCTGGTACACCGCAACCAGGAGACTTCCGACCGTCCACCTCCGGCTGTCTACGAGCACGTGGGTTACGGGCCGCGCGCCGAAG gagtGATCCTGGCGCGATATGGGAAGGCCTGGCGAGAGCAGCGGCGTTTCTCCCTGTCCACCCTGCGCAACTTCGGCCTGGGGAAGAAGTCACTGGAGCAGTGGGTGACTGAGGAGGCCTCGTGCCTCTGTGCCGCCTTCGCAGACCAGGCCG GACGCCCCTTTAGCCCCAAGGACCTCCTGAATAAAGCAGTGAGCAACGTGATCGCCTCCCTGACCTTCGGGTTCCGCTTCGAGTACAACGATCCTCGCATCATCAAGTTGTTGGACCTGATGGATGACATGTTGAAAGAGGAGTCTGGCTTAGTGCGCCAG GTGGTGGAAGCTGTGCCCATGCTCCTGCGCATCCCAGGACTGGCCGCCAAGGTCTTCCCGGGGCTGAAGGCCTTCATGGCCCTGATTGATGAGTTGATCACCGAGCAGAAGATGACCCGGGACCCGACCCAGCCACCCCGACACCTGACCGACGCCTTCCTGGATGAGATGAAGGAG GCCAAGGGGAACGCCGAGAGCAGCTTCAATGATGAGAACCTGCGCCTGGTGGTGACCGACCTGTTCTCCGCTGGGATGGTCACCACCTCGACCACACTGGCCTGGGCCCTCCTCCTCATGATCCTGCACCCAGACGTGCAGC GACGGGTCCAGCAGGAAATCGATGAGGTGATAGGGAAGGTGAGGCGACCAGAGATGGGGGATCAGGCCTTCATGCCCTTCACCGTGGCCGTGGTCCATGAGGTGCAACGCTTTTCGGACATCATCCCCCTGGGATTGCCCCACATGACAACCCGTGACATCGAGGTGCAGGGCTTCTACGTGCCAAAG GGGACGACACTCATCACCAACCTGTCGTCAGTGCTGAAGGATGAGACCGTCTGGGAGAAGCCCTTCCGCTTCCACCCGGAGCACTTCCTGGATGCCCAGGGCCGCTTCGTCAAGCAGGAGGCCTTCATACCCTTCTCCGCAG GCCGCCGCGCATGCCTCGGGGAGCCCCTGGCCCGCATGGagctcttcctcttcttcaccAGCCTCCTGCAGCACTTCAGCTTCTCGGTGCCTGCCGGGCAGCCCCGCCCCAGCGACCACGGTGTCTTTGCCTTCCTGGTGACCCCAGCCCCCTACCAGCTCTGTGCGGTGCCCCGCTAG
- the LOC101112384 gene encoding cytochrome P450 2D14-like isoform X1, which translates to MGLLSGDTLGPLAVAVLIFLLLLDLMHRRSRWAPRYPPGPTPLPVLGNLLQMDFEDPRLSFHQLRRRFGNVFSLQQGWTPVVVLNGLAAVREALVDCNHDTSDRPPPAVYEHVGYGPRAEGVILARYGKAWREQRRFSLSTLRNFGLGKKSLEQWVTEEASCLCAAFADQAGRPFSPKDLLHKAVSNVIASLTFGCRFEYNDPRIVKLLDKLEDLLKEESGLVRQVVEAVPMLLRIPGLAAKVFPGLKAFMALIDELITEQKMTRDPTQPPRHLTDAFLDEMKEAKGNPESSFNDENLRMVVVDLFSAGMVTTSTTLAWALLLMILHPDVQRRVQQEIDEVIGKVRRPEMGDQAFMPFTVAVVHEVQRFADIIPLGLPHMTSRDIEVQGFHIPKGTTLITNLSSVLKDETVWEKPFRFHPEHFLDAQGRFVKQEAFKPFSAGRRTCLGEPLARMELFLFFTSLLQHFSFSVPAGQPRPSDHGVFTALVTPAPYQLCAVPR; encoded by the exons ATGGGGCTGCTGTCTGGGGACACGCTGGGGCCCCTGGCCGTGGCCGTGCTCATCTTCTTGCTCTTGCTGGACCTGATGCACCGGCGCTCCCGCTGGGCCCCACGCTACCCACCAGGCCCCACGCCACTGCCGGTGCTGGGCAACCTGCTGCAGATGGACTTTGAGGACCCACGTCTCAGCTTCCACCAG CTGCGGCGCCGCTTCGGGAACGTGTTCAGCCTGCAGCAGGGCTGGACGCCGGTAGTCGTGCTCAATGGGCTGGCCGCTGTGCGCGAAGCGCTGGTGGACTGCAACCACGACACTTCGGACCGTCCACCTCCGGCCGTCTACGAGCACGTGGGTTACGGGCCGCGCGCCGAAG GAGTGATCCTGGCGCGATATGGGAAGGCCTGGCGAGAGCAGCGGCGTTTCTCCCTGTCCACCCTGCGCAACTTCGGCCTGGGGAAGAAGTCACTGGAGCAGTGGGTGACTGAGGAGGCCTCGTGCCTCTGTGCCGCCTTCGCAGACCAGGCCG GACGCCCCTTTAGCCCCAAGGACCTCCTGCATAAAGCAGTGAGCAACGTGATTGCCTCCTTGACCTTCGGATGTCGATTCGAGTACAACGATCCTCGCATCGTCAAGTTGTTGGACAAGTTGGAGGACCTGTTGAAAGAAGAGTCTGGCTTAGTGCGCCAG GTGGTGGAAGCTGTGCCCATGCTCCTGCGCATCCCAGGACTGGCCGCCAAGGTCTTCCCGGGGCTGAAGGCCTTCATGGCCCTGATTGATGAGTTGATCACCGAGCAGAAGATGACCCGGGACCCAACCCAGCCACCCCGACACCTGACCGACGCCTTCCTGGATGAGATGAAGGAG GCCAAGGGGAACCCCGAGAGCAGCTTCAATGATGAGAACCTGCGCATGGTGGTGGTCGACCTGTTCTCCGCTGGGATGGTCACCACCTCGACCACACTGGCCTGGGCCCTCCTCCTCATGATCCTGCACCCAGACGTGCAGC GACGGGTCCAGCAGGAAATCGATGAGGTGATAGGGAAGGTGAGGCGACCAGAGATGGGGGATCAGGCCTTCATGCCCTTCACCGTGGCCGTGGTCCATGAGGTGCAACGCTTTGCGGACATCATCCCCCTGGGACTGCCCCACATGACATCCCGCGACATCGAGGTGCAGGGCTTCCACATCCCAAAG GGGACGACACTCATCACCAACCTGTCGTCAGTGCTGAAGGATGAGACCGTCTGGGAGAAGCCCTTCCGCTTCCACCCGGAGCACTTCCTGGATGCCCAGGGCCGCTTCGTCAAGCAGGAGGCCTTCAAACCCTTCTCTGCAG GCCGCCGCACATGCCTCGGGGAGCCCCTGGCCCGCATGGagctcttcctcttcttcaccAGCCTCCTGCAGCACTTCAGCTTCTCGGTGCCTGCCGGGCAGCCCCGCCCCAGCGACCACGGTGTCTTTACCGCCCTGGTGACCCCAGCCCCCTACCAGCTCTGTGCGGTGCCCCGCTAG
- the LOC114114086 gene encoding cytochrome P450 2D14-like isoform X3, with protein MLGPLAVAVLIFLLLLDLMHRRSRWAPRYPPGPTPLPVLGNLLQVDFEDPCPSFNQLRRRFGNVFSLQQGWTLVVVLNGLAAVLGALVYRNQDTSDRPPPAVYEHVGYGPRAEGVILARYGKAWREQRRFSLSTLRNFGLGKKSLEQWVTEEASCLCAAFADQAGRPFSPKDLLNKAVSNVIASLTFGFRFEYNDPRIIKLLDMMEDMLKEESGLVRQVVEAVPVILRIPGLAAKVFPGLKAFMALIDELITEQKMTRDPTQPPRHLTDAFLDEVKEAKGNPESSFNDENLRLVVTDLFSAGMVTTSTTLAWALLLMILHPDVQRGRRPALGSDHHEDTCFPGRVQQEIDEVIGKVRRPEMGDQALMPFTVAVVHEVQRFSDIIPLGLPHMTSRDIELQGFYVPKGTTLITNLSSVLKDETVWEKPFHFHPEHFLDAQGRFIKQEAFIPFSAGRRACLGEPLARMELFLFFTSLLQHFSFSVPAGQPRPSDHGVFAFLVTPAPYQLCAVPR; from the exons ATGCTGGGGCCTCTGGCCGTGGCCGTGCTCATCTTCTTGCTCTTGCTGGACCTGATGCACCGGCGCTCCCGCTGGGCCCCACGCTACCCACCAGGCCCCACGCCGCTGCCGGTGCTGGGCAACCTGCTGCAGGTGGACTTCGAGGACCCGTGTCCCAGCTTCAACCAG CTGCGGCGCCGCTTCGGGAACGTGTTCAGCCTGCAGCAGGGCTGGACGCTGGTAGTCGTGCTCAACGGGCTGGCCGCTGTGCTCGGAGCGCTGGTGTACCGCAACCAGGACACTTCCGACCGTCCACCTCCGGCCGTCTACGAGCACGTGGGTTACGGGCCGCGCGCCGAAG gagtGATCCTGGCGCGATATGGGAAGGCCTGGCGAGAGCAGCGGCGTTTCTCCCTGTCCACCCTGCGCAACTTCGGCCTGGGGAAGAAGTCACTGGAGCAGTGGGTGACTGAGGAGGCCTCGTGCCTCTGTGCCGCCTTCGCAGACCAGGCCG GACGCCCCTTTAGCCCCAAGGACCTCCTGAATAAAGCAGTGAGCAACGTGATCGCCTCCCTGACCTTCGGGTTCCGCTTCGAATACAACGATCCTCGCATCATCAAGTTGTTGGACATGATGGAGGACATGTTGAAAGAGGAGTCTGGCTTAGTGCGCCAG GTGGTGGAAGCTGTGCCCGTGATCCTGCGCATCCCAGGGCTGGCCGCCAAGGTCTTCCCGGGGCTGAAGGCCTTCATGGCCCTGATTGATGAGTTGATCACCGAGCAGAAGATGACCCGGGACCCAACCCAGCCACCCCGACACCTGACCGACGCCTTCCTGGATGAGGTGAAGGAG GCCAAGGGGAACCCCGAGAGCAGCTTCAATGATGAGAACCTGCGCCTGGTGGTGACTGACCTGTTCTCTGCTGGGATGGTCACCACCTCGACCACGCTGGCCTGGGCCCTCCTCCTCATGATCCTGCACCCAGACGTGCAGC gaggcaggaggccagCCCTTGGTTCTGACCACCACGAGGACACTTGTTTTCCAGGACGGGTCCAGCAGGAAATCGATGAGGTGATAGGGAAGGTGAGGCGACCAGAGATGGGGGATCAGGCCCTCATGCCCTTCACCGTGGCCGTGGTCCATGAGGTGCAACGCTTTTCGGACATCATCCCCCTGGGATTGCCCCACATGACATCCCGTGACATCGAGCTGCAGGGCTTCTACGTGCCAAAG GGGACGACACTCATCACCAACCTGTCGTCAGTGCTGAAGGATGAGACCGTCTGGGAGAAGCCCTTCCACTTCCACCCGGAGCACTTCCTGGATGCCCAGGGCCGCTTCATCAAGCAGGAGGCCTTCATACCCTTCTCCGCAG GCCGCCGCGCATGCCTCGGGGAGCCCCTGGCCCGCATGGagctcttcctcttcttcaccAGCCTCCTGCAGCACTTCAGCTTCTCGGTGCCTGCCGGGCAGCCCCGCCCCAGTGACCACGGTGTCTTTGCCTTCCTGGTGACCCCAGCCCCCTACCAGCTCTGTGCGGTGCCCCGCTAG
- the LOC114114086 gene encoding cytochrome P450 2D14-like isoform X1, protein MLGPLAVAVLIFLLLLDLMHRRSRWAPRYPPGPTPLPVLGNLLQVDFEDPCPSFNQLRRRFGNVFSLQQGWTLVVVLNGLAAVLGALVYRNQDTSDRPPPAVYEHVGYGPRAEGVILARYGKAWREQRRFSLSTLRNFGLGKKSLEQWVTEEASCLCAAFADQAGRPFSPKDLLNKAVSNVIASLTFGFRFEYNDPRIIKLLDMMEDMLKEESGLVRQVVEAVPVILRIPGLAAKVFPGLKAFMALIDELITEQKMTRDPTQPPRHLTDAFLDEVKEAKGNPESSFNDENLRLVVTDLFSAGMVTTSTTLAWALLLMILHPDVQRRVQQEIDEVIGKVRRPEMGDQALMPFTVAVVHEVQRFSDIIPLGLPHMTSRDIELQGFYVPKGTTLITNLSSVLKDETVWEKPFHFHPEHFLDAQGRFIKQEAFIPFSAGRRACLGEPLARMELFLFFTSLLQHFSFSVPAGQPRPSDHGVFAFLVTPAPYQLCAVPR, encoded by the exons ATGCTGGGGCCTCTGGCCGTGGCCGTGCTCATCTTCTTGCTCTTGCTGGACCTGATGCACCGGCGCTCCCGCTGGGCCCCACGCTACCCACCAGGCCCCACGCCGCTGCCGGTGCTGGGCAACCTGCTGCAGGTGGACTTCGAGGACCCGTGTCCCAGCTTCAACCAG CTGCGGCGCCGCTTCGGGAACGTGTTCAGCCTGCAGCAGGGCTGGACGCTGGTAGTCGTGCTCAACGGGCTGGCCGCTGTGCTCGGAGCGCTGGTGTACCGCAACCAGGACACTTCCGACCGTCCACCTCCGGCCGTCTACGAGCACGTGGGTTACGGGCCGCGCGCCGAAG gagtGATCCTGGCGCGATATGGGAAGGCCTGGCGAGAGCAGCGGCGTTTCTCCCTGTCCACCCTGCGCAACTTCGGCCTGGGGAAGAAGTCACTGGAGCAGTGGGTGACTGAGGAGGCCTCGTGCCTCTGTGCCGCCTTCGCAGACCAGGCCG GACGCCCCTTTAGCCCCAAGGACCTCCTGAATAAAGCAGTGAGCAACGTGATCGCCTCCCTGACCTTCGGGTTCCGCTTCGAATACAACGATCCTCGCATCATCAAGTTGTTGGACATGATGGAGGACATGTTGAAAGAGGAGTCTGGCTTAGTGCGCCAG GTGGTGGAAGCTGTGCCCGTGATCCTGCGCATCCCAGGGCTGGCCGCCAAGGTCTTCCCGGGGCTGAAGGCCTTCATGGCCCTGATTGATGAGTTGATCACCGAGCAGAAGATGACCCGGGACCCAACCCAGCCACCCCGACACCTGACCGACGCCTTCCTGGATGAGGTGAAGGAG GCCAAGGGGAACCCCGAGAGCAGCTTCAATGATGAGAACCTGCGCCTGGTGGTGACTGACCTGTTCTCTGCTGGGATGGTCACCACCTCGACCACGCTGGCCTGGGCCCTCCTCCTCATGATCCTGCACCCAGACGTGCAGC GACGGGTCCAGCAGGAAATCGATGAGGTGATAGGGAAGGTGAGGCGACCAGAGATGGGGGATCAGGCCCTCATGCCCTTCACCGTGGCCGTGGTCCATGAGGTGCAACGCTTTTCGGACATCATCCCCCTGGGATTGCCCCACATGACATCCCGTGACATCGAGCTGCAGGGCTTCTACGTGCCAAAG GGGACGACACTCATCACCAACCTGTCGTCAGTGCTGAAGGATGAGACCGTCTGGGAGAAGCCCTTCCACTTCCACCCGGAGCACTTCCTGGATGCCCAGGGCCGCTTCATCAAGCAGGAGGCCTTCATACCCTTCTCCGCAG GCCGCCGCGCATGCCTCGGGGAGCCCCTGGCCCGCATGGagctcttcctcttcttcaccAGCCTCCTGCAGCACTTCAGCTTCTCGGTGCCTGCCGGGCAGCCCCGCCCCAGTGACCACGGTGTCTTTGCCTTCCTGGTGACCCCAGCCCCCTACCAGCTCTGTGCGGTGCCCCGCTAG
- the LOC114114086 gene encoding cytochrome P450 2D14-like isoform X2 has product MLGPLAVAVLIFLLLLDLMHRRSRWAPRYPPGPTPLPVLGNLLQVDFEDPCPSFNQLRRRFGNVFSLQQGWTLVVVLNGLAAVLGALVYRNQDTSDRPPPAVYEHVGYGPRAEGVILARYGKAWREQRRFSLSTLRNFGLGKKSLEQWVTEEASCLCAAFADQAGRPFSPKDLLNKAVSNVIASLTFGFRFEYNDPRIIKLLDMMEDMLKEESGLVRQVVEAVPVILRIPGLAAKVFPGLKAFMALIDELITEQKMTRDPTQPPRHLTDAFLDEVKEAKGNPESSFNDENLRLVVTDLFSAGMVTTSTTLAWALLLMILHPDVQRRVQQEIDEVIGKVRRPEMGDQALMPFTVAVVHEVQRFSDIIPLGLPHMTSRDIELQGFYVPKGTTLITNLSSVLKDETVWEKPFHFHPEHFLDAQGRFIKQEAFIPFSAASCSTSASRCLPGSPAPVTTVSLPSW; this is encoded by the exons ATGCTGGGGCCTCTGGCCGTGGCCGTGCTCATCTTCTTGCTCTTGCTGGACCTGATGCACCGGCGCTCCCGCTGGGCCCCACGCTACCCACCAGGCCCCACGCCGCTGCCGGTGCTGGGCAACCTGCTGCAGGTGGACTTCGAGGACCCGTGTCCCAGCTTCAACCAG CTGCGGCGCCGCTTCGGGAACGTGTTCAGCCTGCAGCAGGGCTGGACGCTGGTAGTCGTGCTCAACGGGCTGGCCGCTGTGCTCGGAGCGCTGGTGTACCGCAACCAGGACACTTCCGACCGTCCACCTCCGGCCGTCTACGAGCACGTGGGTTACGGGCCGCGCGCCGAAG gagtGATCCTGGCGCGATATGGGAAGGCCTGGCGAGAGCAGCGGCGTTTCTCCCTGTCCACCCTGCGCAACTTCGGCCTGGGGAAGAAGTCACTGGAGCAGTGGGTGACTGAGGAGGCCTCGTGCCTCTGTGCCGCCTTCGCAGACCAGGCCG GACGCCCCTTTAGCCCCAAGGACCTCCTGAATAAAGCAGTGAGCAACGTGATCGCCTCCCTGACCTTCGGGTTCCGCTTCGAATACAACGATCCTCGCATCATCAAGTTGTTGGACATGATGGAGGACATGTTGAAAGAGGAGTCTGGCTTAGTGCGCCAG GTGGTGGAAGCTGTGCCCGTGATCCTGCGCATCCCAGGGCTGGCCGCCAAGGTCTTCCCGGGGCTGAAGGCCTTCATGGCCCTGATTGATGAGTTGATCACCGAGCAGAAGATGACCCGGGACCCAACCCAGCCACCCCGACACCTGACCGACGCCTTCCTGGATGAGGTGAAGGAG GCCAAGGGGAACCCCGAGAGCAGCTTCAATGATGAGAACCTGCGCCTGGTGGTGACTGACCTGTTCTCTGCTGGGATGGTCACCACCTCGACCACGCTGGCCTGGGCCCTCCTCCTCATGATCCTGCACCCAGACGTGCAGC GACGGGTCCAGCAGGAAATCGATGAGGTGATAGGGAAGGTGAGGCGACCAGAGATGGGGGATCAGGCCCTCATGCCCTTCACCGTGGCCGTGGTCCATGAGGTGCAACGCTTTTCGGACATCATCCCCCTGGGATTGCCCCACATGACATCCCGTGACATCGAGCTGCAGGGCTTCTACGTGCCAAAG GGGACGACACTCATCACCAACCTGTCGTCAGTGCTGAAGGATGAGACCGTCTGGGAGAAGCCCTTCCACTTCCACCCGGAGCACTTCCTGGATGCCCAGGGCCGCTTCATCAAGCAGGAGGCCTTCATACCCTTCTCCGCAG CCTCCTGCAGCACTTCAGCTTCTCGGTGCCTGCCGGGCAGCCCCGCCCCAGTGACCACGGTGTCTTTGCCTTCCTGGTGA